The Zingiber officinale cultivar Zhangliang chromosome 10A, Zo_v1.1, whole genome shotgun sequence genome contains a region encoding:
- the LOC122028027 gene encoding RING-H2 finger protein ATL79-like translates to MPPPQADDELFLHPLPSPPTPGGGGSWGPFSAAGEFGTTMAIILAALFSTVLLAFLLAAAVRLLLARRRPSEEQVDPEKSAVAVAAVSVPTTLFSAAGTRLAGAVAECAICLTEFAEGDAVRVLPACNHGFHGRCVEQWLATKGSCPTCRAACSVGQTHGPPMKPNPSSEV, encoded by the coding sequence ATGCCGCCTCCCCAGGCCGACGATGAGCTCTTCCTCCATCCTCTGCCTTCGCCACCCACCCCCGGCGGCGGAGGCTCCTGGGGCCCTTTCTCCGCCGCCGGCGAATTCGGCACCACCATGGCTATCATCCTCGCCGCCCTCTTCTCAACCGTCCTCCTAGCCTTCTTGCTCGCCGCTGCTGTCCGCCTCCTCCTAGCCCGACGCCGCCCCTCGGAGGAGCAAGTGGACCCCGAGAAATCGGCGGTGGCGGTGGCGGCGGTGTCGGTGCCGACGACTCTGTTCTCGGCGGCGGGGACACGGCTAGCCGGGGCGGTGGCGGAGTGTGCCATCTGCCTGACCGAGTTCGCGGAGGGCGACGCGGTACGGGTCCTGCCAGCATGCAACCACGGCTTCCACGGGCGGTGCGTCGAGCAGTGGCTGGCGACGAAGGGGTCGTGCCCCACCTGTCGCGCCGCCTGCAGCGTCGGGCAAACCCACGGCCCACCAATGAAGCCCAATCCGTCGAGCGAGGTTTAA